In a single window of the Heliangelus exortis chromosome 1, bHelExo1.hap1, whole genome shotgun sequence genome:
- the LOC139799254 gene encoding actin-binding protein WASF2-like, which produces MPRAEQSQGTTSLTCPQDMRWRCLTNTAAISVCVPVALVLIYMAIKWRRKRKQKRSKASKAQQGTRDQPHSLHSVFGTSQTWYGASRMFQGLSGSSSASEYSSSHVEATQPEIPPEPASPRPPRPRAPTVRPPRPPVPFSTFRPPPESKSKMPATPPPPPPPPLSPPPSPPPPPRPPPSLSRPPSPPPPPPPPPPPPPPLPPHF; this is translated from the exons ATGCCCAGAGCTGAGCAATCCCAGGGCACCACAAGTCTCACGTGTCCGCAAGATATGCGATGGCGCTGCCTGACCAACACGGCAGCCATCTCCGTTTGCGTGCCCGTTGCGTTGGTCTTAATCTACATGGCGATCAAGTGGCGCAGGAAGAGAAAACA GAAACGCTCCAAGGCTTCGAAAGCCCAGCAGGGAACCAGGGACCAACCCCACAGCCTGCACAGCGTCTTCGGCACCTCACAAACCTGGTATGGAGCCTCCAGGATGTTTCAAGGCTTGAGTGGATCCTCCAGTGCCTCAGAGTATTCCAGCAGCCACGTGGAAGCCACCCAGCCTGAAATCCCACCCGAACCAGCCTCCCCACGGCCCCCACGACCCCGTGCACCTACCGTACGGCCCCCGCGACCACCCGTGCCCTTCAGCACCTTTCGGCCTCCACCCGAGTCCAAATCCAAAATGCCAGCTACTCCGCCCcctcccccaccaccacctctgtccccacctccttctcctcctcccccacctCGTCCTCCCCCATCTCTTTCTCGtcctccctcaccccctcctcctcctcctcccccacctccgccccctccccctctccccccacacTTTTGA
- the FAM47C gene encoding putative protein FAM47C, protein MRARQGTGIPVLIEPRRDHHGTEYVFLRSEADEADETMPRAEQSQGTTSLTCPQDMRWRCLTNTAAISVCVPVALVLIYMAIKWRRKRKQKRSKASKAQQGTRDQPHSLHSFFGTSQTWYGASRIFQSTPESSSSHVEAAQPKSPPEPASPRPPRPRAPTVRPPRPPVPFSTFRPPPESKSKMPATPSRPPPPPPPPPPPPPPLPLHF, encoded by the exons ATGAGGGCAAGGCAAGGCACTGGCATACCAG TGCTGATAGAGCCCAGGAGAGACCACCACGGCACTGAATACGTATTTTTGCGATCAGAAGCAG ATGAGGCTGATGAGACAATGCCCAGAGCTGAGCAATCCCAGGGCACCACAAGTCTCACGTGTCCGCAAGATATGCGATGGCGCTGCCTGACCAACACGGCAGCCATCTCCGTTTGCGTGCCCGTTGCGTTGGTCTTAATCTACATGGCGATCAAGTGGCGCAGGAAGAGAAAACA GAAACGCTCCAAGGCTTCGAAAGCTCAGCAGGGAACCAGGGACCAACCCCACAGCCTGCACAGCTTCTTTGGCACCTCACAAACCTGGTATGGAGCCTCCAGGATCTTTCAAAGCACCCCAGAGTCTTCCAGCAGCCACGTGGAAGCCGCCCAGCCTAAAAGCCCACCCGAACCAGCCTCCCCACGGCCCCCGCGACCCCGTGCGCCTACTGTACGGCCCCCGCGACCACCCGTGCCCTTCAGCACCTTTCGGCCTCCGCCCGAGTCCAAATCCAAAATGCCAGCTACTCCGTCTCGCCCCCCACCGCCACCTCCAcccccacctccacctcctccccctcttcccctaCACTTTTGA